The following coding sequences are from one Alphaproteobacteria bacterium GM7ARS4 window:
- a CDS encoding ATP-binding protein: MRATLFSQASGDTKGLKQLIDHCHHFCLCYGMSLRDMSHVLVICDEIASNIVHHGYHGHKRPCLAVITLTMSMRDCFLRICFEDNAPPFNPLRHNPCKPANEKGGFGLSLVKAFVHRMHYYRDGGHNILTMIKRLDVLPVNGEKSVARS, translated from the coding sequence ATGCGTGCGACACTTTTTTCCCAAGCCTCAGGTGATACAAAGGGCTTAAAACAGCTCATCGACCATTGCCACCATTTTTGCCTCTGTTATGGCATGTCTTTGCGTGATATGTCCCATGTCCTTGTCATTTGTGATGAGATCGCATCCAACATTGTCCATCATGGCTATCATGGGCATAAGAGGCCATGTCTTGCTGTGATAACGTTGACGATGTCCATGCGTGATTGTTTTCTACGGATATGTTTTGAGGATAACGCCCCTCCCTTTAATCCCTTACGCCATAACCCATGCAAGCCAGCCAATGAGAAAGGCGGTTTTGGCTTATCTCTTGTGAAGGCGTTTGTTCATCGTATGCATTATTATCGTGATGGTGGGCATAATATCCTCACCATGATAAAACGCTTGGATGTGCTTCCTGTCAATGGCGAAAAAAGCGTTGCCCGCTCATGA
- a CDS encoding SH3 domain-containing protein: MAFILVFTMYGCGGANIPQQKAVHADDGAATGAEQATESQKKRFPYFASLRHQQVNLRAGPSKDYPIKWTYVRSFVPVEVLASYKDWRQVRDWDGKEGWLHRRMLTRQRSIILLLPVQNLYREPFFHARVIARVEGGLFALLHACQQDWCRIEVGGYDGWLHRDRRRMGFWGVYDNEIVD, encoded by the coding sequence ATGGCCTTTATTCTTGTATTTACAATGTATGGATGTGGTGGTGCAAACATCCCTCAGCAGAAAGCCGTTCATGCTGATGATGGAGCGGCGACAGGCGCTGAGCAGGCGACAGAGTCTCAGAAAAAGCGTTTTCCCTATTTTGCCTCTTTGCGTCATCAGCAAGTCAATCTTCGCGCTGGTCCCTCGAAGGACTATCCTATCAAATGGACGTATGTCAGGTCGTTTGTTCCTGTGGAGGTTCTTGCGTCCTATAAGGACTGGCGTCAGGTGCGGGATTGGGATGGCAAGGAAGGTTGGCTTCATCGTCGCATGTTGACACGTCAGCGTAGTATTATTCTCCTTTTGCCTGTGCAAAACCTTTACCGAGAACCTTTTTTCCATGCGCGAGTCATTGCGCGCGTGGAGGGTGGTCTTTTTGCGCTTCTCCATGCGTGTCAGCAAGACTGGTGTCGCATCGAAGTCGGTGGGTATGACGGCTGGTTGCATCGGGATAGGAGGCGCATGGGGTTTTGGGGTGTCTATGACAATGAAATTGTCGACTAG
- a CDS encoding UvrD-helicase domain-containing protein produces the protein MTTHHHLLEALNPPQRQAVDHDTGPLLVLSGAGTGKTKVLVHRIAYLIARNKAQPHRILSVTFTNKAAKEMKERITSLIGAEKTRALWAGTFHALSLRILQRHKDVLDMKGDFAIIDKQESKKIMQDILKSHPTEGQQLTAKTILAHIDMWKNQGLRPQDVDVPSQTATYTKRLCRFYHRYQDALRTYHAMDFGDLILQTLQLWKHHGEILDHWQSRFSHILVDEYQDTNTAQYLWLRLLAQKHHNICCVGDDDQSIYGWRGADINNILRFEQDFPQAKTIRLEQNYRSTPHILSAASCIIKSNTRRLGKTLWTNMARGEKIHLCHCHTHEEEAMMVSQRMNALRQEGVPLKTMAVLVRVTAQISAFEDAFSQEHIDYRIIGGTRFFDRKEIRGAIAYWRLAHHSHDDRAFLHVINMPKRGVGDKTQHIIQSYAIDHGLSCMQATQALLTQNEIKGKTGHALSLFLQSHKNWRQWLASMPHQEAGRQILEDAGYLALWHNEGDITAQSRGDNIEALINTLKNYANIAQFIDHVSLLTESEEEDHADKVSLMTLHASKGLEFDVVFLPGWEDGIMPHKNALEEDSVKGIEEERRLAHVGITRAKKRLYISHCTHRQIYQQWVTSRPSPFLSLIPSDAITCHNETERRRHHPHTQNTRRYHQKDAAMKRGDYVRHPSYGYGVVQDIDGDILDIIFDSGQKKILSSYVKKDILAKG, from the coding sequence ATGACAACACATCATCACCTCTTAGAAGCACTCAACCCCCCACAACGCCAAGCCGTTGACCATGATACAGGCCCTCTCCTCGTCCTCTCTGGTGCTGGAACGGGAAAAACGAAAGTCCTCGTCCACCGTATCGCCTATCTTATAGCAAGAAACAAGGCACAACCACACCGTATACTCTCTGTGACATTTACGAATAAAGCCGCAAAGGAAATGAAAGAGCGGATAACATCTCTCATAGGCGCAGAAAAAACACGCGCCCTATGGGCTGGAACATTTCATGCGCTCTCTTTGCGTATACTCCAGAGGCACAAGGATGTCCTCGACATGAAAGGGGATTTTGCCATCATCGACAAACAGGAAAGTAAAAAAATCATGCAAGACATCCTCAAAAGCCATCCCACTGAAGGACAACAGCTGACGGCAAAAACCATCCTCGCACATATCGACATGTGGAAAAATCAAGGGCTACGCCCCCAAGACGTGGACGTTCCTTCTCAAACGGCAACCTACACAAAACGCCTCTGTCGCTTTTATCACCGATATCAAGACGCCTTACGAACATACCATGCGATGGATTTCGGCGACCTGATCCTACAAACGCTCCAACTATGGAAACATCATGGTGAGATTCTGGACCACTGGCAGTCACGCTTCTCTCATATCCTTGTGGACGAATACCAAGATACCAATACCGCCCAATACTTATGGCTACGTCTACTGGCACAAAAGCACCATAACATCTGTTGTGTGGGCGATGATGACCAATCCATCTATGGCTGGCGAGGGGCAGACATCAACAATATCTTGCGTTTCGAACAAGATTTCCCCCAAGCCAAGACCATTCGTCTCGAGCAAAATTATCGCTCAACACCCCATATTTTGTCGGCAGCCTCCTGTATTATAAAAAGCAATACCCGACGTCTGGGAAAAACCTTGTGGACCAATATGGCGCGGGGTGAGAAAATCCATCTCTGCCATTGCCATACCCACGAGGAAGAAGCCATGATGGTGAGCCAACGCATGAACGCATTACGACAAGAAGGCGTTCCCCTCAAGACCATGGCCGTCCTTGTCCGTGTCACAGCACAAATCAGCGCCTTCGAAGATGCTTTCTCTCAAGAACACATCGATTACCGTATCATCGGTGGAACGCGTTTCTTCGACCGCAAAGAGATCCGCGGCGCTATCGCCTATTGGCGTCTAGCACATCACAGCCATGATGATAGAGCGTTCTTGCATGTGATCAACATGCCAAAGCGTGGCGTAGGCGATAAAACACAACATATCATACAATCCTATGCCATAGACCATGGGCTCTCATGCATGCAAGCGACCCAAGCCCTCCTCACACAGAACGAGATAAAAGGAAAAACAGGCCACGCCCTCTCTCTGTTCTTACAATCCCATAAAAATTGGCGACAATGGCTTGCCTCCATGCCGCACCAAGAAGCAGGACGACAGATCTTAGAAGATGCTGGTTACCTTGCTCTGTGGCACAACGAGGGTGATATAACCGCTCAGAGTCGAGGGGATAATATCGAAGCGCTCATCAATACATTAAAAAATTACGCCAATATCGCCCAATTTATCGACCATGTCAGCCTTCTCACAGAGAGTGAAGAAGAAGACCATGCCGACAAAGTCTCTCTCATGACGCTCCATGCCTCTAAAGGCTTGGAATTTGACGTCGTCTTCTTGCCCGGGTGGGAGGACGGTATCATGCCCCACAAAAATGCTCTAGAAGAAGACTCCGTCAAGGGTATCGAGGAAGAAAGAAGACTCGCCCATGTCGGTATCACACGGGCAAAAAAACGCCTCTATATATCACACTGCACCCATCGACAAATATACCAACAATGGGTCACATCCCGCCCCTCACCCTTTCTTTCCCTTATCCCTTCAGACGCTATCACGTGTCATAATGAAACAGAAAGAAGAAGACACCATCCCCACACGCAAAACACAAGACGATACCACCAGAAAGACGCCGCTATGAAACGAGGCGACTATGTGCGCCACCCGTCCTACGGATATGGCGTTGTCCAAGATATTGACGGCGATATTCTCGATATCATCTTCGACTCTGGCCAGAAGAAAATTCTCAGCAGCTATGTCAAGAAAGATATTCTGGCAAAGGGCTGA
- a CDS encoding aminopeptidase P family protein, translating into MKNPYSKRLAGLRQLMSAHGVDGFIIPHRDAFFNEYLPESSQRLAFMTNFTGSAGMAIIMSDHASLFVDGRYALQAQQQVDTETFSIQSYSLDTLQQWLKQTLQPHGVIGYDPWLHSPHELRQLTKMIERCQARMHAMSPNPIDRLWTDKPPLPQTKIIPFPDDVSGDSTAHKIKKIQAVLRTHDCHATILTSPPSVCWLFNIRASDIPHMPVCLARAILYAKGQPTLFLNETRYHNPPASITLAPEHAFTSHITTWSHHDDPILLDPRTCPAWIHHTLQEQGCAIIQADDPCLVLKACKTSAEIHGSTQAHIRDAVALTQFFAWLEQQPPNSVSEHHAAHMVCTYRQRHPSFQQPSFPTISASGKNAAIVHYIPDSQKSAIIKDNTPYLIDSGAHYTDGTTDVTRTLFINHRPDRTAPQEIKHLYTLVLKGHIAVASIRFPPKTTGTQLDSLARQYLWQHGLNYDHSTGHGVGSVLSVHESPPSLSRHHPSHPLMTGMIFSNEPGYYKAHHYGMRIENLMLVLPPISTTQNAHPMHTLKNLTLLPYDIALIDDTMLTTQEKSYLTAYYATIKTHVMPHLDQDGKTWLERQCALPFC; encoded by the coding sequence ATGAAAAACCCTTATAGCAAACGCCTTGCGGGATTGCGCCAGCTCATGAGCGCGCATGGCGTTGATGGCTTTATCATCCCCCATAGGGATGCCTTCTTCAATGAATATCTGCCAGAATCATCACAGCGTCTTGCCTTCATGACGAATTTTACAGGGTCTGCGGGCATGGCAATCATCATGTCCGACCATGCGAGCCTCTTTGTCGATGGACGCTATGCTCTCCAAGCACAACAGCAAGTGGATACAGAGACCTTTTCTATTCAATCCTATAGCCTCGACACACTCCAACAATGGCTCAAACAGACGCTCCAACCGCATGGCGTCATAGGCTATGACCCATGGCTCCATAGCCCCCACGAATTGCGCCAATTAACAAAGATGATAGAGCGATGCCAAGCACGGATGCATGCCATGTCTCCTAATCCCATCGATAGACTATGGACGGATAAACCACCCCTCCCACAAACAAAGATTATACCTTTCCCCGATGACGTGAGCGGCGATAGCACAGCCCATAAGATAAAAAAAATCCAAGCTGTCCTCAGAACCCATGACTGCCATGCGACCATCCTGACATCACCGCCCTCTGTATGTTGGCTCTTCAACATACGCGCCTCCGACATTCCTCACATGCCCGTTTGTCTCGCCCGCGCCATCCTCTACGCAAAAGGACAGCCCACCCTCTTTCTCAATGAAACACGCTACCACAACCCGCCAGCCTCCATAACACTTGCCCCCGAACATGCCTTCACATCCCACATCACGACATGGAGTCACCATGATGACCCTATCCTCCTCGACCCCCGCACATGTCCCGCATGGATACACCACACCCTCCAAGAGCAAGGATGTGCCATCATACAAGCGGATGACCCATGTCTTGTCCTCAAGGCATGCAAAACATCAGCGGAAATTCACGGGAGCACCCAAGCCCATATTCGAGACGCCGTTGCCCTGACGCAATTTTTTGCATGGCTTGAGCAACAACCTCCTAACAGCGTCAGCGAACATCACGCCGCCCACATGGTCTGCACATATCGGCAACGCCACCCCTCCTTCCAACAACCCAGCTTTCCGACAATCTCTGCCAGCGGGAAAAATGCCGCCATCGTGCACTATATCCCCGACAGCCAGAAGAGCGCCATCATTAAAGATAATACCCCCTACCTCATCGACTCTGGCGCGCATTATACCGATGGCACGACAGATGTGACGCGCACGCTCTTCATCAACCATCGCCCTGACAGAACAGCTCCCCAAGAGATAAAACATCTCTATACCCTTGTTCTCAAGGGACATATCGCCGTCGCCTCCATTCGCTTTCCACCCAAAACAACGGGGACTCAATTGGATAGTCTCGCTCGCCAATATCTATGGCAACACGGACTCAACTACGACCATAGCACAGGGCATGGCGTGGGGAGTGTGCTCAGTGTCCACGAATCTCCCCCTTCTCTCTCCCGACATCATCCATCACATCCCCTCATGACAGGCATGATCTTCTCTAACGAGCCCGGCTACTACAAGGCGCACCATTATGGCATGCGTATCGAGAATCTTATGCTCGTCCTCCCGCCAATATCCACAACACAGAACGCCCATCCCATGCACACCCTCAAAAACCTCACCCTCCTGCCCTATGACATCGCCCTCATAGATGACACCATGCTCACGACCCAAGAAAAATCTTACCTCACAGCCTATTACGCCACCATAAAAACCCATGTCATGCCCCACCTCGACCAAGACGGCAAAACATGGCTAGAGAGGCAATGTGCCTTGCCCTTTTGCTAA
- the ligA gene encoding NAD-dependent DNA ligase LigA has protein sequence MTAPRDRMTETTEDKKRQGDAQQEWETLVATLRRYDDAYYGKDAPLVSDEEYDAQRLRLEQLEASNPTLRKKGKSKGGEAIGFVEPVRGFTKRPHHHPMLSLENAFSADDMRAFMARLRRYLQLTDDMPLVMHCEPKLDGLSLNLHYQDGVLQWAATRGNGEVGEDVTDNVRHVQGIVSTIPMKGDSVIEVRGEVYMNHKDFVALNRLCEQKGDTPFANARNAAAGSLRQLDASITSERSLSFMAYGCVGYPMPTQSACLGLLRDWGFPTDHLARQCESWDDIATSYEALLEERETLGWDIDGVVYKVDHADYQRRLGVVGRAPRWAVAWKFPAQSGRTRIEGISIQVGRHGTLTPVAELEPVRISGVLVKRATLHNANEIKRLDLCIGDDVIVQRAGDVIPQVIRKAKDGRGRQTFSFPTACPVCGSEVVRHDGEVAYYCTGGLSCDAQRMAWMKHIVSREAFDITGLGEQHIKTLMAEHIVHMPVDLFTLDAHRARLQALEGWGQRSVDNLLHAIAKSKDVSLPRFIYALGIPQIGRVTAELLAKHYKNAPHWVRSMEQAQDTSHESWHDVCAIDGVGESMARSIVDFVRTYGAMIEQLRHVLRIKDYEIKGADMSLPLYGKRVVLTGALQGMTREEAKYRVQEMGGIVASSVSHATDYVVMGENAGSKAKKAHALGIKILREQEWMQLLKGHIVGTGARDTELHETADGLAKGQGTLPL, from the coding sequence ATGACAGCCCCCCGAGACAGAATGACAGAGACGACAGAAGACAAAAAGAGGCAGGGAGACGCTCAACAGGAATGGGAGACGTTGGTCGCGACTTTAAGACGTTATGATGATGCCTATTATGGCAAAGACGCCCCTTTAGTTTCAGATGAAGAATATGATGCGCAGCGCCTACGTCTAGAGCAACTGGAAGCATCGAATCCCACGTTGAGGAAAAAGGGGAAGAGCAAGGGAGGCGAGGCTATCGGGTTTGTGGAGCCAGTGCGAGGGTTTACCAAGCGCCCTCACCACCATCCCATGCTCTCTTTGGAGAATGCTTTTTCCGCTGACGACATGCGCGCCTTTATGGCGCGTCTCAGACGTTACCTACAATTGACTGATGACATGCCCCTTGTCATGCATTGTGAGCCAAAGTTAGACGGCTTGTCTCTTAATCTTCACTATCAGGATGGGGTTCTCCAATGGGCGGCAACGCGTGGGAATGGCGAGGTGGGGGAAGACGTCACGGATAATGTGCGTCATGTGCAAGGCATTGTTTCGACTATTCCCATGAAGGGAGACTCTGTCATTGAAGTGCGGGGAGAGGTCTATATGAATCATAAGGACTTTGTCGCCTTAAATCGTCTATGCGAACAAAAGGGCGATACGCCTTTTGCCAATGCGCGCAATGCGGCGGCAGGCAGTCTACGGCAGTTAGATGCTTCCATCACGTCCGAACGTTCCTTGTCTTTCATGGCCTATGGCTGTGTTGGCTATCCCATGCCGACGCAAAGTGCATGCCTTGGGCTGTTGCGGGATTGGGGTTTTCCCACAGATCATTTAGCGCGTCAATGCGAGTCGTGGGACGATATCGCGACCTCTTATGAAGCCCTTCTTGAGGAGAGGGAAACACTAGGATGGGATATTGATGGTGTTGTTTACAAGGTAGACCATGCCGATTATCAAAGGAGGCTAGGTGTTGTGGGGCGAGCGCCGCGTTGGGCGGTTGCTTGGAAGTTTCCCGCCCAGAGTGGAAGAACGCGTATTGAGGGCATATCGATTCAGGTAGGACGGCATGGCACATTGACTCCTGTTGCCGAATTAGAGCCTGTGCGCATAAGCGGTGTTCTTGTCAAGCGGGCAACCCTTCATAACGCCAACGAGATAAAACGTCTTGACCTCTGTATAGGCGATGACGTCATTGTTCAGCGCGCTGGCGATGTGATTCCTCAGGTGATACGAAAAGCCAAAGATGGACGAGGAAGGCAGACATTTTCTTTTCCCACAGCCTGTCCTGTCTGTGGGAGCGAGGTGGTGCGCCATGACGGGGAAGTGGCGTATTATTGTACGGGTGGCTTATCGTGCGATGCGCAGAGAATGGCATGGATGAAGCATATTGTCTCGAGGGAAGCCTTCGATATCACGGGTCTTGGTGAGCAGCATATTAAAACATTGATGGCAGAGCATATTGTGCATATGCCTGTTGATTTATTCACCTTAGACGCCCATCGCGCTCGCCTCCAAGCGCTAGAGGGATGGGGACAACGTTCGGTGGATAATCTTCTCCATGCTATTGCCAAGAGCAAAGATGTCTCTTTGCCTCGTTTCATCTATGCGTTAGGCATTCCGCAGATAGGGCGTGTCACGGCTGAGCTCTTGGCGAAGCACTATAAGAATGCGCCTCATTGGGTGCGTTCTATGGAACAAGCACAGGATACAAGCCACGAGTCATGGCATGACGTGTGCGCTATTGACGGGGTCGGTGAGTCTATGGCGCGTTCCATTGTTGATTTTGTGCGGACATATGGCGCTATGATTGAGCAGCTCCGCCATGTTTTACGTATCAAAGACTATGAAATCAAGGGGGCTGACATGTCTCTTCCCCTCTATGGAAAGCGTGTCGTGTTGACGGGGGCGTTGCAGGGGATGACTCGGGAGGAAGCAAAATATCGGGTGCAAGAGATGGGCGGTATTGTGGCATCCTCTGTGTCCCATGCGACCGATTATGTCGTGATGGGAGAGAATGCTGGCAGTAAAGCAAAGAAAGCGCATGCTTTAGGCATTAAAATTTTGCGTGAGCAAGAATGGATGCAGCTCTTAAAGGGGCATATTGTGGGTACAGGGGCACGTGACACCGAGCTTCATGAGACGGCAGATGGTTTAGCAAAAGGGCAAGGCACATTGCCTCTCTAG
- a CDS encoding DNA repair protein RecN — protein MLCQLSIRNILSLESIDIEFSSGLSVLTGETGAGKSILLDALGLALGWRAESGLLGRAGKTASVSAVFAVDAQSKEKIEQVLSPHDIAIEGDSLIMRRVIQSDGRSRGYINDMPVSITLMRRCAAHCVEVEGQFASQGLLNPHNHRLILDSVAQIADERVLLAEYYKAYAEKRDALRRAQDIIEREREQQAYHMACLDELDRLAPKEGEVTQLTEKRRLFRRRHALQEHIEGARKVLRGDGHKGGSVYHQCEKIQRHMHAVKDDMPGHADALVQSVDSICLELTELESALPTLDHLIDTEGESLESIEERLFALKGIARKHHIDGDMLCQFHQDLAQRVERVRREEDTLTQYEKDARHAWDIYERQSLLVREKRKEAAHILDASVVGELSSLKLEKARFETRIEELPRDEWREHGGENVTFAVSFNPGFDMAGVHKVASGGERSRMLLALRVVTSQASCPPTLIFDEVDSGVGGAVADAVGQRLSSLAHQRQILVVTHSPQVTAFGHDHYLIRKDTEDGRVVTRLESLNADDRREELARMLSGASITAEARAAATRLLEGQV, from the coding sequence ATGTTGTGTCAATTATCCATCAGGAATATCCTATCTCTTGAGTCGATAGATATAGAGTTCTCTTCGGGGTTGAGCGTCCTGACGGGGGAGACGGGGGCGGGCAAATCTATTTTGTTGGACGCGTTAGGATTGGCGTTAGGCTGGCGCGCTGAGTCGGGCTTGTTGGGGCGCGCTGGGAAAACAGCCTCTGTTTCTGCCGTTTTTGCTGTGGATGCGCAGAGCAAAGAAAAAATAGAGCAGGTCCTCTCTCCCCATGATATTGCCATCGAAGGCGACAGCCTCATCATGCGTCGTGTCATCCAGAGCGATGGACGTAGCCGTGGCTATATCAACGATATGCCAGTGAGTATCACCTTGATGCGCCGTTGCGCCGCCCATTGCGTGGAGGTGGAAGGGCAATTTGCCAGTCAAGGCTTATTAAATCCTCACAATCATCGCCTTATCCTCGACTCCGTTGCTCAGATCGCCGACGAGCGAGTCTTGTTGGCTGAATACTATAAGGCTTATGCGGAAAAACGCGATGCGTTGAGGCGCGCTCAGGACATCATTGAACGAGAACGAGAACAACAAGCCTATCACATGGCATGCTTGGATGAATTGGATAGGTTAGCGCCTAAAGAAGGCGAGGTGACGCAACTCACAGAGAAAAGACGCCTCTTTCGAAGGCGTCATGCATTACAAGAGCATATCGAGGGGGCACGGAAGGTTTTACGAGGGGACGGGCATAAGGGAGGAAGCGTCTATCATCAATGTGAAAAAATACAGCGTCACATGCATGCGGTGAAAGATGACATGCCGGGCCATGCCGATGCTCTTGTTCAGAGTGTGGACAGCATCTGTTTGGAACTGACGGAATTGGAGTCCGCCTTGCCGACGTTGGACCATCTCATCGACACTGAGGGCGAGTCCTTAGAGTCCATAGAGGAGCGTCTTTTCGCCCTTAAGGGCATTGCGAGAAAACACCATATCGATGGCGATATGCTGTGCCAATTTCATCAAGATTTGGCACAACGTGTGGAGCGGGTGCGTCGTGAGGAGGACACGCTGACACAATACGAGAAGGATGCCCGTCATGCGTGGGACATCTATGAACGCCAGAGTTTATTGGTGCGTGAGAAACGCAAGGAGGCGGCGCATATTTTGGATGCTTCTGTGGTTGGTGAGCTATCGTCCCTCAAACTAGAGAAAGCCCGTTTTGAGACGAGAATTGAGGAACTCCCGCGTGATGAATGGAGAGAGCATGGTGGCGAGAATGTAACATTTGCCGTGTCCTTCAATCCGGGCTTTGATATGGCTGGGGTGCATAAAGTCGCGTCGGGGGGTGAACGTTCGAGGATGTTGCTTGCCCTACGTGTCGTCACGTCTCAAGCGTCCTGTCCGCCAACGCTCATTTTTGACGAGGTAGATAGTGGCGTCGGTGGTGCTGTTGCCGATGCTGTGGGTCAACGTCTGTCTTCGTTGGCACACCAGCGGCAAATTCTTGTTGTAACCCACTCTCCCCAAGTCACAGCCTTTGGACACGACCATTATCTTATCCGCAAGGACACGGAAGATGGACGCGTCGTGACGCGTTTAGAGTCACTCAATGCCGATGATAGACGAGAAGAACTAGCGCGCATGCTCTCAGGGGCGTCCATAACGGCAGAGGCGCGCGCTGCCGCCACACGCCTCTTAGAAGGACAGGTATAG
- a CDS encoding outer membrane protein assembly factor BamD has product MVICVLLAHGCSGARDVLDLNEYSERSVASIYNEALAILYEERYGDAAKLFEEVERQYPYSWWATKAQMMAAFAYYHINEYQDAILTADRFIGLHPGHRYVPYAYYLKGMSYYEQIKDVARDQRDTELALDTFRQLVDRYPESIYAQDAVAEKIDVLIDNLAGKEMEIGRFYLKRGKDIAALNRFNKVIRDYDETIHVVEALHRLVESYLRLGLVEQAKKAAAVLGHNYPKSEWYSDSYYLLASKGLVGEGRADRVRPGAISVRNIRPGDLDLEDDGKATLLTLWQQLLDEDDTGFRERLAEKQQDVR; this is encoded by the coding sequence ATGGTGATCTGTGTGCTTTTGGCACATGGGTGTTCTGGCGCAAGGGATGTCTTAGATCTGAATGAATATAGTGAGCGTTCGGTTGCCTCGATATATAATGAGGCGTTGGCGATCCTCTATGAGGAACGCTATGGCGATGCGGCAAAGCTGTTCGAGGAGGTGGAACGACAATATCCTTATTCATGGTGGGCGACAAAGGCGCAGATGATGGCGGCTTTTGCTTATTATCACATTAATGAATATCAGGATGCCATTTTGACGGCAGACCGCTTCATTGGCCTTCATCCGGGTCACCGCTATGTTCCTTATGCCTATTATCTCAAGGGGATGAGCTATTATGAGCAGATAAAGGATGTCGCCCGTGACCAAAGGGATACGGAGTTGGCATTGGACACATTTAGACAATTGGTCGACCGCTATCCCGAGTCGATTTATGCACAAGATGCCGTGGCAGAGAAAATAGACGTTCTCATAGACAACCTTGCTGGTAAAGAGATGGAGATAGGGCGTTTTTATCTTAAGCGTGGGAAAGACATTGCCGCATTGAATCGTTTTAATAAGGTTATTCGTGATTATGACGAGACGATCCATGTGGTTGAAGCATTACACCGCCTTGTTGAAAGCTACTTGCGTCTTGGCTTGGTAGAGCAGGCAAAAAAGGCAGCAGCTGTTTTAGGGCATAACTATCCTAAGAGTGAATGGTATAGCGATAGTTATTATTTATTGGCATCCAAAGGACTGGTTGGGGAGGGGAGAGCCGACAGGGTGCGTCCGGGTGCTATTTCTGTGCGCAACATTCGTCCGGGGGATTTAGATTTAGAAGATGATGGCAAGGCGACGCTCTTGACCCTATGGCAGCAGCTGTTGGACGAGGATGACACGGGCTTTCGCGAGCGCCTTGCCGAGAAACAGCAAGATGTGCGCTAG
- the lpxC gene encoding UDP-3-O-[3-hydroxymyristoyl] N-acetylglucosamine deacetylase has protein sequence MIKAKRGARMITGRDVIQDGTRGVGVCQQTIEQTTSTKGKGLHTGKRITLTMHAAAAGTGIVFMADGKRTPALWRNVVATRMNTSLGEECKGISLWTVEHMMGALAGCGIDNMVVEVEGGEMPAMDGSALAFADMIKRAGIKKQDRARRYIRLLKEVHVTNVDDGGYIVATPSQRASFDYTIDFPHPLIGKQQYDYHEQGMEHFYREIAPARTFGFMEDIERLRAQNLGLGGDRDNVVILNHQAVVNGGALRFADEFVRHKILDALGDTFLAGARIIARMACYRAGHGLHHRFVQALMATPDAWCWSSVFDEGNVGDVSPQSHMMTRSIS, from the coding sequence ATGATAAAGGCAAAACGAGGGGCGCGTATGATAACGGGAAGGGATGTAATACAGGACGGGACAAGGGGCGTTGGCGTGTGCCAACAGACGATAGAGCAGACGACAAGCACGAAGGGTAAAGGCCTACACACGGGCAAGAGGATTACCTTGACGATGCATGCGGCAGCGGCGGGGACGGGGATTGTCTTTATGGCCGATGGCAAGAGGACTCCCGCCTTATGGCGCAATGTGGTGGCAACACGGATGAATACGAGCTTGGGCGAGGAATGTAAGGGGATTTCCTTATGGACGGTTGAGCATATGATGGGAGCATTGGCTGGTTGTGGCATTGATAATATGGTGGTCGAGGTAGAGGGGGGAGAGATGCCCGCCATGGATGGTAGCGCCCTTGCCTTTGCCGACATGATCAAGCGCGCTGGGATTAAGAAGCAAGACAGAGCGCGTCGCTATATACGTCTTTTGAAGGAGGTGCATGTGACCAACGTTGATGATGGCGGATATATCGTGGCGACCCCGTCACAGCGCGCGTCTTTCGATTATACGATCGATTTTCCCCACCCTCTCATTGGCAAGCAGCAGTATGACTATCATGAACAAGGCATGGAGCATTTCTATAGGGAGATAGCACCCGCTCGCACATTTGGCTTTATGGAGGATATCGAACGCCTACGGGCTCAGAATTTAGGGCTTGGAGGCGATAGAGATAATGTCGTTATTCTCAACCATCAGGCTGTTGTCAATGGCGGCGCGTTGCGCTTTGCGGACGAATTTGTTCGCCATAAAATACTGGATGCTTTAGGCGATACCTTTTTAGCAGGGGCGCGTATCATTGCCCGCATGGCATGTTATCGAGCAGGGCATGGGTTACACCACCGATTCGTGCAGGCATTGATGGCGACGCCAGATGCTTGGTGTTGGTCTTCCGTCTTTGATGAGGGGAACGTTGGTGATGTCTCCCCCCAGAGTCACATGATGACACGTTCTATATCTTAA